CGCGACGATCGTCGTGCGCGGCCTCGCCACGGGACGGTTCGCCCTGAAGGAAATCGGCGCGGTCCTGCTCCGGGAGGTCCGGATCGCCGGCATCCTCGGGGCCGGATACGGCGTGGTCCTCTCGGTGGCCTCCTACTTCTTCCTGGGAGACATCCCGTTCCGTGCCGCGCCCGTGATCGGCGCGAGCATCTTTCTCATCATGATCCTCGCCGCCGCTGTGGGGTCGTTCCTGCCGATGGTGTGCGCGAGAATCTCGGTGGATCCGACGATCGCGACGGGACCGTTCCTGACCAGCCTGATGGACATACTCGGCATGGTGGTCTACTTCGAGATGGTGAAGCACTTCCTCCCCGCGGCCGCCGGGGGCTGAGCCGGACCGGCCGTGCCCCCGCGCACCGCGGAAGCCTTCGTGCTCGACGCCGTACCGTGGCGTGAGCGCGACAAGCTCGTCACGCTTTTTACCGAAAGCGACGGAAAGATCCGGGGACTCGCGCATGGCGCCGCCCGGAGCGTCAAGCGGTTCGGGGGCAGGCTCGAAAGGCTCAACAGGGTGCGAGTCGGGTATTTCGAGAAGGAGGGGCAGGAGATCGTCCGGCTCGACGACGTCGAGCTGATCGAGGCGGCCTTTGCGCTCCAGAAGGAGATCGTCGTGGCGGCGTCCCTGGCGTATGTCAGCGAGATCGCGGGCGAATTCGTGAGAGAGAAGGAGCCCGATCGGCGGTACTATCGGCTCATCGGAGCGACGCTCGACGCCTTTCGCGGCGGGGCGACGGCGGCGGTGGTCCTGCGCTATTTCGAGTACTGGACGGCCCGGCTTCACGGCATCTTCCCCGATCTCGACGCGTGCGATCGATGCGGCGCCGATCTGTCGGGGCAGGGAGCGAGGGTCTCCGTCACCGAAGGGGCGGCCATGTGCCCCGGCTGCGCCAGGGGCGCGCCGGAGCGCACCCTGCCGCTTTCCGTCGCCGCGCTCTCCGTCGCCGCGGCGTTCCGGCGCGCGAAGCCGGCGGCGCTCCCGGACGCCGTCTTCCCCCGGCGCGCCCTGGACGAGATCGCGGCGGCGACGAACTCCGCGCTCGTCTCATTCGTGGGCCACCCGTTCCGCTCGAGCGCTTTCCTCGATCAGGTCCTCATGGAGCGCACGCGATGAACCTCCAGGATCTCATCCTGGCCCTGACGCGCTACTGGTCTCAGCAGGGGTGCCTCATCACGCAGCCTTCGGACTTCGAAGTCGGCGCGGGGACGATGAGCCCCGACACTTTCTTCCGCGTTCTCGGCCCCGAGCCCTGGAAGGTGGCCTACGTGCAGCCGTCGCGGCGCCCGGCGGACGGACGGTACGGGGAGAACCCCTTCCGGCTCCTCAAGTATTACCAGTTCCAGGTCATCCTCAAACCGAACCCCGACGATGTGCAGGAGATTTACCTCGAGTCGCTTCGGGCCTTCGGCATCGATCCGTCGGCGCACGACATCCGGTTCGAGGAGGACAACTGGGAGTCGCCCACCCTGGGTGCGGGCGGAGTCGGGTGGCAGGTTCTCTGTGACGGGATGGAGATCACGCAGTTCACGTACTTCCAGCAGTCGGGGGGGATCGAGCTCCACACGACGTCCGCGGAGATCACGTACGGCATCGAGAGAATCTGCATGTTCCTGAACAACATCGACAACATCTTCGATCTTCCCTGGGCCTCGGGCGCGCCGGGCGCCCCCCCGATCCGCTACGGCGAGGTCCGGAAGATCGAGGAGTACCAGCTGAGCAAGCAGTGCTTCGAGCTGGCCGACGTCGACATGCACCGTAGGATTTTCGACATGCACGAGCGCGAGTCGAAGCGGCTCCTCGCCGAGGGGCTCTACTTTCCAGGGTACGAGGCCTGCCTCAAGTGCTCCCACGTCTTCAACGTGCTCGACGCGAGGCGAGCGATTGGCGTGGCCGAGCGGGCGGCGTACATCGGACGAGTCCGGACCCTCGCGTGCGAGGCCGCGAAGCTGTACCTCGACGATCGCCGCCGCCTCCTGTTCCCGCTCGGCGGCGAGGAGGCGGCCGGTGCCTGACGGGCGGACATTCCTGCTCGAAGTAGGCTGCGAGGAGATTCCCGCGCCGATGATCCCGAAGGCCCTCGACGATCTCGCCGCGGCCGTCCGCGGGGCGCTCGGCCCCCTCGCGCCGGGCGCGACGGCGTCGAACGAGCTCGGCGGTCCGAGGCGCCTCGTGACCCTGATCCGCGGAGTCGCCGAGCGCGAGCCGGATCGCCAGGAGACCATCACCGGCCCGCCGAAGAGCGCCGCGTTCGACGCCCGGGGGGAGCCCACGCGCGCAGCCCTCGGGTTCGCCAAGGGACAGGGAGTGGCGGTCGCCGATCTCCTCACGGTCGCGACTCCGAAAGGAGAGGTGCTCGCCGCGCGCAAGGCGATCGTCGGCCGGACCGCGGACGAGATCCTCGCGGGGGCGCTTCCCTCGATCCTCGGCGCGATGCGGTTCGGCAAGATGATGAGATGGGGAGATCGCGGCCATTTCTTCGTGCGCCCCGTCCAGTGGATCCTCGCCCTTCTCGACGGCGCCATCATCCCGTTCGAGTTCATGGGGGTCCGGAGCGGCCGCGCGACTCGCGGTCACCGCTTCCTCGGGGCGGGGCCCCACGAGGTTGCGAGCGCGGTTGAGTACGAGAACGTACTTCGGGAGAAGGGGCAGGTGGTCGTCTCGATCTCGGAGAGACGGCGGATCCTGCTCGATCTCGCCGCGCGCGAGGCGAAGGCCGCGGGAGGGACGGTGCGCCCCGACCCCGATCTGGTGGAGGAGCTGATCTTCCTCACCGAGCACCCGGCGCTCGTTCGGGGGTCCTTCGACCCCGAGTACCTCGCGCTTCCGGACGCGGTTCTCCTCACGACGATGCGGCACCACCAGAAATACCTGACGGTGGACGGACACGGAGGGCGAGTCACCAACGCGTTCCTCGCGGTCCTCACCACCGACAACGACGCGCAGGGGCTCATCCGCCGCGGGAACGAGTGGGTTCTCAGGGCCCGCCTGGCGGACGCGAAGTTCTTCTTCGAGGAAGATCGGAAGAGGTCTCTCGAGGCGCGCGTCGGCGATCTCGAGCGCGTGAGCTTTCACGCCAGGCTCGGCACCTACGCGACCAAGGTCGAGCGCATGGGGCGCATGGCGGGCGAGATCGCCGCGACGGCGCCGGACGGATCTCACGAGGGAGATCTCGATCTCGCCCTCCGTCTCTGCAAGGTCGATCTCACGACGCACATGGTGGGGGAGTTTCCGGAGCTCCAGGGAGTGATGGGCGGGATCTACGCGCGGCTCGAGGGGCTTCCCGAGGGGACGGCCCGGGCGATGGAAGAGCACTACCTCCCGGCGTCCGCGACGGGCCCCCTCCCGTCCCGCGGCCCGGCATCCATCCTCGCGCTGGCCGACAAGATCGACACTCTCGTGCAGTGCTTCGGCGCAGGGCTTGTCCCGAAGGGTTCCTCCGATCCGTACGGGCTGCGACGCGCGGCGCTCGGGGTGCTGAGAATCCTCGTCGAGAACGGGATGCCGCTCGACCTCGAGCCTGTGCTCCGGAGCGCCTTCTCCGCGCGCGGGGCGGGGGTTCTCCCGTCCGGCCCGGATGCCGCGGCGGCCCTCTCCGGGTTCTTCAGGCAACGCCTCCAGTTCCTGATGGAGGAGTCGGGCATCCGCTTCGACGCCGCGCGGGCGGCTCTCGCGGCGGGATCGTCGGTTCCCGTCGTGGCGTGGCGGCGCGCCGGGGCGCTCAACGGCCTGCGAGGCGAAGACGATTTCCTCGCGCTGGCGGCCGCGGCGAAGCGCGTCCGCAACATCCTCGCGCAGGCGAAGGAGAAGAATCTCTTCGACGCTGACGCCGCGCTCGACGCCGCGCGCCTCCAGCCGGGGGCCGAGACGGAACTCCATGGTGCGTTGGTGCGGGCCCGGGGGAGGGCCTCGGAGCTCGCCGGGACCGGCGACCACGCCGCCGCCCTCAAGGCGATCGCGTCGCTGCGCCCCCAGGTGGACCTCTTCTTCGACAGAGTTCTCGTGATGGATCCGGACGAAAAAACACGCGCGAACCGTCTCGCGCTCCTCGCCGATCTCCAGCGCCTTCTCTCCAGCGAGGCGGACTTCGCGGAGATCGTCGTCGAGGGTGAAGCGGAGGAGACGGCCGCCTCGACTCGGAGTGGACGATGACGAACGCGACGCGGCGGGTGTACCAGTTCGGCGGCGGGTCCGCCGACGGCGACGGCGGCATGAAAGAGCTTCTCGGCGGCAAGGGGGCGAACCTCGCGGAGATGAGCCGGCTCGGGCTCCCCGTGCCCCCCGGGTTCACCATCACGACGGAGGTGTGCATCGCCTACCTCGAGCACAAGGCCTTTCCCCCGGCTCTGAGCGACGACGTCGCCGCGGCCCTTCGAAAGGTGGAGGAGCGGATGCAGAGGAGGTT
This region of Acidobacteriota bacterium genomic DNA includes:
- the recO gene encoding DNA repair protein RecO, which gives rise to MPPRTAEAFVLDAVPWRERDKLVTLFTESDGKIRGLAHGAARSVKRFGGRLERLNRVRVGYFEKEGQEIVRLDDVELIEAAFALQKEIVVAASLAYVSEIAGEFVREKEPDRRYYRLIGATLDAFRGGATAAVVLRYFEYWTARLHGIFPDLDACDRCGADLSGQGARVSVTEGAAMCPGCARGAPERTLPLSVAALSVAAAFRRAKPAALPDAVFPRRALDEIAAATNSALVSFVGHPFRSSAFLDQVLMERTR
- a CDS encoding glycine--tRNA ligase subunit alpha; the protein is MNLQDLILALTRYWSQQGCLITQPSDFEVGAGTMSPDTFFRVLGPEPWKVAYVQPSRRPADGRYGENPFRLLKYYQFQVILKPNPDDVQEIYLESLRAFGIDPSAHDIRFEEDNWESPTLGAGGVGWQVLCDGMEITQFTYFQQSGGIELHTTSAEITYGIERICMFLNNIDNIFDLPWASGAPGAPPIRYGEVRKIEEYQLSKQCFELADVDMHRRIFDMHERESKRLLAEGLYFPGYEACLKCSHVFNVLDARRAIGVAERAAYIGRVRTLACEAAKLYLDDRRRLLFPLGGEEAAGA
- a CDS encoding glycine--tRNA ligase subunit beta, yielding MPDGRTFLLEVGCEEIPAPMIPKALDDLAAAVRGALGPLAPGATASNELGGPRRLVTLIRGVAEREPDRQETITGPPKSAAFDARGEPTRAALGFAKGQGVAVADLLTVATPKGEVLAARKAIVGRTADEILAGALPSILGAMRFGKMMRWGDRGHFFVRPVQWILALLDGAIIPFEFMGVRSGRATRGHRFLGAGPHEVASAVEYENVLREKGQVVVSISERRRILLDLAAREAKAAGGTVRPDPDLVEELIFLTEHPALVRGSFDPEYLALPDAVLLTTMRHHQKYLTVDGHGGRVTNAFLAVLTTDNDAQGLIRRGNEWVLRARLADAKFFFEEDRKRSLEARVGDLERVSFHARLGTYATKVERMGRMAGEIAATAPDGSHEGDLDLALRLCKVDLTTHMVGEFPELQGVMGGIYARLEGLPEGTARAMEEHYLPASATGPLPSRGPASILALADKIDTLVQCFGAGLVPKGSSDPYGLRRAALGVLRILVENGMPLDLEPVLRSAFSARGAGVLPSGPDAAAALSGFFRQRLQFLMEESGIRFDAARAALAAGSSVPVVAWRRAGALNGLRGEDDFLALAAAAKRVRNILAQAKEKNLFDADAALDAARLQPGAETELHGALVRARGRASELAGTGDHAAALKAIASLRPQVDLFFDRVLVMDPDEKTRANRLALLADLQRLLSSEADFAEIVVEGEAEETAASTRSGR